The following nucleotide sequence is from Nitrospinota bacterium.
CCATGTGTCATCCGCTGGCCTTAACGCATATTGACATCAGTTTTAAGGACCACCCAAACCCGAACCCCCATACGGGGATGTGTTCCATTTCGATTCAAGCGACCGTAAAACTTACCGGAAAAACCGGAGTGGAAATGGAGGCTTTGACGGCAGTTTCTCTCGCCGCTCTCACCATCTACGATATGTGCAAAGCCGTGGACAAAGGAATGGTATTCACTGATATCAGTCTTCTCCATAAATCCGGTGGAAAATCGGGAGACTATAACAGGGCTTAATCGAAAGTTTAAAATGATTACTTTGAAATATTTTGCAAGTTTAAAAACCATCGCCGGGAAAGAGGAAGAGCAATTGGATGTTGGAAGTGAAACTACGGTTCAGGCGTTATCAGAAACCCTGTCAAAAACAGCGCCGCAAATCAGCGAAATGATTCGGGGGAAAAAAATTCTCGTTTCCGTCAATCAGGATGTAGCCGCCCTGGACACAATCATTCACGATGGAGATGAGGTCGCCTTTCTCCCCCCATTTTCCGGCGGGTCACTATAAGGAAGCCATTATGAGCACAGTCATGGAATCAAAAGTAAGAATTCAGCGTGAAGATTTTTCCGTCACAGACGAAATTGAAGCCATTAAAAAAAGTTCCCAGAACATCGGCGGCATCGTCGTTTTTCTTGGCACAGGGCGCGAACTGTCCAAAGGTGAAAACATCACCAAATTGAATTTTGAACATTACCCAAAAATGGCAGAAAAAAAACTGGAAGAAATCCGTGTGAAAGCCATCGAAGATTATAAAATCATCGATATGAGCATCATTCACCGCATCGGTGAAATAGATATCGGCGAAAATATTGTCTTGATCGTCGCCGCCGGGGAACATCGCAAGGAAGCTTTTGAAGCCTGCGAGTGGGCAATTGCCGAACTCAAACGCACCACGCCCATCTGGAAAAGAGAGACCACCTCCACCGGCGAGGTCTGGGTGCAGGACACTCCCTGATCTTTCCTGCTTCACAGGGAATCCACCCGTCCTCACCCTCAACATTTTTTTTAGTCGATGAGCCCATTCCAAAAACTCCCCAAGGACGAGGACGTTCTGACACTCACTGTCAACTCCCGTCTCGCCCGCTGGCTCCTTCTAGAACACAATGAAAAGCAAAAGGCCCTGGGCTACCACGTATGGCCCACTCCAGAGATCCTGCCCCTGACCATCTGGTTGAAACAGGTATGGATGCAGTCCTGGCCGGAGAAATACATCCTCACGGAACTGCAATCGGAACGACTCTGGGGAAAAATCGTTCAACAGGACCCCAAACAAAATATTCAAGACCTCCTGCACCTGAAGGAGACCGCCAAAATGGCGACCGAGGCCAACACCCTGATCCGGGAGCATCGACTACCAATTGACAAGGCTGGTTATTTCCCGACCGAGGAATCCAAGGCATTCAATAAATGGAAAGCCCTTTATGAAAGCCGACTAAAACAATTGGGCGCTCTCGACCCTGCATCGGCGATGGACGAAGTTTGCGAGGCCATGCTTAAAGGAGAAATTAAAATTCCAGCGGAAATTTTATTTGCCGGGTTCGAAGAAATCACTCCCCAGTTTCAGGCATGGCTCGATTTTTTGAGAGACCAGCAGGTTACAATCCGGTTCAGCCCAGAAATTCAGGACCCAAACCCTCTACCTTTAAAATCTCTGGCATCAGGTAAAAGTATTGCAGTCCGCAAATACGCGGATAAAAAAGAAGAGGCCGTCCACTGCGCCAGATGGGTTCGCGCCAATTATCAACCCGGACAGAAAGTCGGCGTCGTGGTCATCGACCTGCAATCCTACCGATCTCTTCTCAAAAGAGAGTTGAGCGCCGAGCTGGCCCCTGCTTCGGTTTGTCCCTGGATGGACAAGGAACTTCCATTCAATATCTCCCTGGGTCCAACGCTTTGGGAGCAACCGATGATAAATATTGCCGCTCAAATTCTTTCCATTCATGTTCCTGACGTGCCATTACAAGCGTTCACCTCGATATTGAATAGCCCTTATTTAAATGTGGGGCAAACCCGGTCCACTGAGGTTCATGCTCTGGAACGCAAACTATGTCGAAGAAAATCCCTGACAGTTTATTTTTCTGAGGTGATGGAATGGTTTGAAAAAAGTGATTCCAGTCCTCTTGCCCATCTACTTGTAGGATGGAAAAACCATCTCAAAGAAAATGAAAGTCGATTGCCCAGCCAATGGGGACAATTTTTTTCTGAATTTTTAAAAACTTTCGGCTGGCCGCTAGCCGGTAGAACCTTAACCAGCAGAGAGTTTCAGGTTTATGAAGCCTGGAAAAGCTGTCTGGATGAATTCGCCACTCTGGACTCGATATTGGAAGCCGTCTCAAGACACAAAGCCATTGACACTTTACTGTTAATGCTCAAGACCAAGGAGTTCCAAACGAAAACAAGCGATCATCCCATTCAAGTGGTGGGCCTGCTGGAATCATCGGGGATGCGTTTTGACCATCTATGGGTCATGGGATGCAGTGCAGAGGCCCTTCCCGCCCTGCCCTCACCCAATCCTTTCCTTCCCATAGAAATTAGAAAAAGGCATGACTTACCACATTCCACTGCCCAGCGGGAACTGGAGTTTGCAGAAAACTCTGTGCGCCGCTTGGTCGCATCTTCCAATAATATTGTTTTCAGTTATCCCGGCCAGGAAAAAAATGTTGAGTTGAAAATAAGCCCTTTACTCACAACGTTCCCTCCACTGGCCCTCGAATCGACGGAGGATTCCAGCGAACTGGTTTCTCATTGTTTAAAAGATCAATTTCCACTGGAACCCAACCTACAGATTTTTGAAGAACCCACTATTCTGTCCATCACCGAATCCGAAAGAAACCTCTATAAAGAAACCGGACCGGGAGGCGGATACAGTTTCATAAAAGATCAGGCGGAGTGCCCCTTTCGCGCCTTTGCCCGCCACCGGCTTAATGCTCAACAGGAAGAATTCCCCGAATTGGATTTCGACCATCAGGAACGCGGTACTCTGGTTCACAAAGCTTTGGAAATCTTCTGGAAACAAACCCGCACTCAAGAGGCTCTATTTAAATTGCACCAGGAGAATCTCCTAGAAGTGTCTGTCAAGGATTCAATTCAACAAGCCCTGAAAAGGAATGCCAGCGAAGTTTCACGCCAGGGCTTGTTTTACCAATTGGAATTGGAACGGGTCCACAACCTGATTATGGAATGGTTGAGTGTAGAAATGAAGCGGTCTCCATTCGAGGTGGTTGACCTGGAGAAAGAAGATCATCTCGAAATTTCTGGATTGAAATTCCGCTTGCGAATTGATCGCACGGATAAAACAGCAGACGGCAAGGTGTTATTGATTGATTATAAAACCGGCACTGTCGCGCCGGCGGGTTGGTTTGGAGAAAGGATTCAAGAGCCTCAGCTTCCCTTATACGCTTTCCAAACCTCACCAGATGCTATCGCTTTTGCGCAAGTGAAAAAGGGAAGCCACAAGTTGCAGGGGGCTTTAGACACCTCATTTTCAGATCAGGGATTGATACGGGTTAATTTTGAAAATTTTTCTCAGTGTTCCACCTGGGATGACCAGTTGGAAAGTTGGCGATTTAATTTAAAAGCTTTAGCCGATGAGTTCATAGAGGGACAGACGGAAGTGAGCCCATTGAAAGGTCAGGCAACCTGCAAGC
It contains:
- a CDS encoding molybdenum cofactor biosynthesis protein MoaE, with amino-acid sequence MSTVMESKVRIQREDFSVTDEIEAIKKSSQNIGGIVVFLGTGRELSKGENITKLNFEHYPKMAEKKLEEIRVKAIEDYKIIDMSIIHRIGEIDIGENIVLIVAAGEHRKEAFEACEWAIAELKRTTPIWKRETTSTGEVWVQDTP
- the moaD gene encoding molybdopterin converting factor subunit 1; translation: MITLKYFASLKTIAGKEEEQLDVGSETTVQALSETLSKTAPQISEMIRGKKILVSVNQDVAALDTIIHDGDEVAFLPPFSGGSL
- a CDS encoding PD-(D/E)XK nuclease family protein, coding for MSPFQKLPKDEDVLTLTVNSRLARWLLLEHNEKQKALGYHVWPTPEILPLTIWLKQVWMQSWPEKYILTELQSERLWGKIVQQDPKQNIQDLLHLKETAKMATEANTLIREHRLPIDKAGYFPTEESKAFNKWKALYESRLKQLGALDPASAMDEVCEAMLKGEIKIPAEILFAGFEEITPQFQAWLDFLRDQQVTIRFSPEIQDPNPLPLKSLASGKSIAVRKYADKKEEAVHCARWVRANYQPGQKVGVVVIDLQSYRSLLKRELSAELAPASVCPWMDKELPFNISLGPTLWEQPMINIAAQILSIHVPDVPLQAFTSILNSPYLNVGQTRSTEVHALERKLCRRKSLTVYFSEVMEWFEKSDSSPLAHLLVGWKNHLKENESRLPSQWGQFFSEFLKTFGWPLAGRTLTSREFQVYEAWKSCLDEFATLDSILEAVSRHKAIDTLLLMLKTKEFQTKTSDHPIQVVGLLESSGMRFDHLWVMGCSAEALPALPSPNPFLPIEIRKRHDLPHSTAQRELEFAENSVRRLVASSNNIVFSYPGQEKNVELKISPLLTTFPPLALESTEDSSELVSHCLKDQFPLEPNLQIFEEPTILSITESERNLYKETGPGGGYSFIKDQAECPFRAFARHRLNAQQEEFPELDFDHQERGTLVHKALEIFWKQTRTQEALFKLHQENLLEVSVKDSIQQALKRNASEVSRQGLFYQLELERVHNLIMEWLSVEMKRSPFEVVDLEKEDHLEISGLKFRLRIDRTDKTADGKVLLIDYKTGTVAPAGWFGERIQEPQLPLYAFQTSPDAIAFAQVKKGSHKLQGALDTSFSDQGLIRVNFENFSQCSTWDDQLESWRFNLKALADEFIEGQTEVSPLKGQATCKHCDLQTLCRISEKTQGSYDMEDEE
- the moaC gene encoding cyclic pyranopterin monophosphate synthase MoaC — its product is MNNPLTHFNEEGRAHMVDVGEKNVSERIAIATGTVHMQPETLALIQEGQIKKGDVLAVAQVAGIMGAKKTSDLIPMCHPLALTHIDISFKDHPNPNPHTGMCSISIQATVKLTGKTGVEMEALTAVSLAALTIYDMCKAVDKGMVFTDISLLHKSGGKSGDYNRA